The genomic DNA GTTCGCCTTCGACCGGCAACGGCGTATCGGCCGCCCCGGCTGCGCCCGTGCTGGACAGCGTGGAGGCGGCGGGCTGCACGCCAGGAACCGCGTTGAGCAGCCCCTGCTCCAGTCGCGCCGTGCTTACCGCAGAAAGGCGCGTCAACACACCGGTGTCCCAGCCCATGGCGATGGCGACCACCGCCAGCAGCGCGGCAACGCCCAGCAGGCGGCGCAGCGTATTGCCCAGGCCCAGCCGTGCCTTCAAGGCATTGAAGACGCGACCGCCGATCCACACCGCCAGCGCGAGGGCCGTCACTGCGCCCAGAGCGTAAGCCAGCAGCAGGCTGCTGGTGCTGGCACTGGCGCCATTCAATGCCGCGCCGGTCAGCACCAGACCGAGGATCGGGCCAGCACATGGCGCCCACAGCAGGCCAGTGGCGATACCCACGAGCAGGGAGGTGCCCGCTCCGCCCCGTCCGGCTTCATCGGCCGCATCGGCCCGCGCACTGAGTCGTGCGCCGGCCCGCTGGAACGGTGCCAGCAAGCGGTCGGAAAAGCGTGGCCACAACAACGCCAGAGCGAAAACCGCCATTACGACCAGCGCGATCCAGCGACCGATCTGGTTGGCCTGCGCCACCCAGGCGCTGCCCACGGCCGCCAGGCTGGCCACCACGGTGAAGGTGATCGCCATGCCCAGCAGCAGCGGCAGGGTGCTGCGCAGGAAGGAGCGGCCTGCGCGTGCAAACACGAACGGCAGCACCGGCAGGATGCAGGGACTGAGCAGGGTCAACACACCCCCCAGGTAGGCCAGCAGCAACAGCATCATCGACGCTCCATCAAGGGGATCAGCAGGAAGAGGGACATCACACGGGCACGCGCCAGCGTTCGCCGCTGTCGTTGGCATCGGCGGCGGCAGAGGGTTCAAACGTCATCGCTGCACCGTTCATGCAATAGCGCAGACCCGTCGGGCGGGGGCCGTCGTTGAACACATGGCCCAGATGGCCACCACAGCGGCGGCAGTGGATTTCCACCCTTACCATGCCGAACAGCGTATCGCGCTGCTCGCCTACCGCGTCCTTCAGCGGCTGCCAGAAGCTCGGCCAGCCGGTGCCACTCTCGAACTTGGTGGCCGACGAAAACAGCGGCAGCGCGCAGCCCGCGCAGTGGAACGTGCCCCGGCGCTTTTCCCGGTCCAGCGGACTGCTGCCTGCGCGCTCGGTGGCCTGCTGGCGCAGCACGGCGTACTGCGCAGGGGTCAGGCGCTGCTTCCATTCGGCATCGCTGCGCATGATGTCGAAGCGGCGGGCCGGCGCGGCCTCGGCGGCTGCAGGGGCAGCGCGGCTGCAGGCCCCCACGCCCAGCACGCTGGCGGCGGC from Stenotrophomonas sp. 169 includes the following:
- the msrB gene encoding peptide-methionine (R)-S-oxide reductase MsrB, translated to MSLTRRHLLGLGGMAAAASVLGVGACSRAAPAAAEAAPARRFDIMRSDAEWKQRLTPAQYAVLRQQATERAGSSPLDREKRRGTFHCAGCALPLFSSATKFESGTGWPSFWQPLKDAVGEQRDTLFGMVRVEIHCRRCGGHLGHVFNDGPRPTGLRYCMNGAAMTFEPSAAADANDSGERWRVPV